A genomic stretch from Serratia sp. UGAL515B_01 includes:
- the traW gene encoding type-F conjugative transfer system protein TraW has protein sequence MKNTCKATLVALFFPIASQAANLGTFGDIWDIREHNFLAVINEKLTEHLQGKNEEQMQEELRQRVTESAMRPMPVDGIQRGRETRIRQFDPAYTVTRDMADQKGNVFAHAGQRVSPFDVIPVFNQTLYFIDGDDAEQIDWMKKQVSPTAERKIILVNGNIRDSADMLDSRIYFDQNGALTTRFDIRQVPAIVEQEPGKPLLRITEVGMAP, from the coding sequence ATGAAAAATACCTGCAAAGCCACCTTGGTTGCCCTGTTTTTTCCCATTGCAAGCCAGGCAGCCAATCTTGGGACGTTTGGTGATATATGGGATATTCGTGAGCATAATTTCCTTGCCGTCATTAATGAAAAACTGACGGAACACCTGCAGGGGAAAAATGAAGAACAAATGCAGGAAGAACTGCGTCAACGCGTCACAGAAAGCGCAATGCGGCCGATGCCCGTAGACGGAATACAGCGAGGGCGAGAAACCCGCATCAGGCAGTTTGACCCCGCTTACACCGTGACACGGGATATGGCGGACCAGAAGGGGAACGTCTTTGCTCATGCGGGGCAGCGCGTCAGTCCATTTGATGTTATCCCGGTCTTTAATCAAACGTTGTACTTCATTGATGGTGACGATGCCGAGCAGATAGACTGGATGAAAAAGCAGGTTTCACCGACGGCTGAAAGAAAAATCATCCTGGTCAACGGCAATATTCGAGACAGTGCCGATATGTTGGACTCCCGCATCTACTTTGACCAGAACGGCGCATTGACGACACGTTTTGATATACGTCAGGTTCCGGCCATTGTCGAACAGGAACCCGGCAAGCCGCTTTTACGGATCACTGAAGTGGGGATGGCACCATGA
- the trbC gene encoding type-F conjugative transfer system pilin assembly protein TrbC, protein MEKKKLCCALILFMTSAMSHAEQALPLNEEQNEIAYFLSTSIPEKQLAIFIKSAEEKNIPVYFRGLIGDDMRKTARYIQYMIGKYHISGIQIDPVRYEQFSVEKVPALVKRCGTHFDIIYGNVSIKQSLEMIEKKGDCRKRQ, encoded by the coding sequence ATGGAAAAAAAGAAACTGTGTTGTGCTCTGATTCTATTTATGACATCTGCAATGTCCCATGCAGAGCAGGCACTCCCCCTCAATGAAGAACAAAATGAAATTGCCTATTTTCTTTCAACGTCAATACCGGAAAAACAGTTGGCCATCTTCATCAAGTCTGCGGAAGAGAAAAATATTCCTGTTTATTTTAGAGGGTTGATTGGCGATGATATGCGAAAAACCGCACGGTATATTCAATACATGATAGGAAAATATCATATTTCCGGCATTCAAATTGACCCGGTACGGTATGAGCAATTTTCGGTGGAAAAAGTACCTGCCCTGGTAAAGCGATGTGGTACACATTTCGATATTATTTACGGCAATGTCTCGATAAAACAATCTCTCGAAATGATTGAAAAAAAGGGAGACTGTCGGAAACGCCAGTAG
- a CDS encoding TrbI F-type domain-containing protein — protein sequence MMDNIHANNTVKAIPLKIIAITVLMSCAVSLGALYITWQYWLKPREVVSFDLKGTTNTFLLQSAKLNITAEQQEQLLRLYNDKLNAVLQRRVKQNQEMVIAQPAAIAGIRDITPQIRQELAQAMEQARKAAPEAR from the coding sequence ATGATGGATAATATCCACGCTAATAACACCGTGAAGGCGATACCCCTAAAAATCATTGCCATCACCGTATTAATGTCATGTGCAGTTAGCCTTGGTGCTTTATACATTACTTGGCAGTATTGGCTGAAACCTCGTGAAGTGGTCAGCTTTGACCTGAAAGGGACGACAAACACCTTCCTTTTGCAGAGCGCAAAATTAAATATTACGGCTGAACAGCAAGAGCAATTACTTCGGCTCTACAACGATAAGCTGAACGCTGTTTTGCAACGTCGGGTCAAGCAGAACCAGGAAATGGTGATTGCCCAGCCAGCGGCGATTGCAGGGATTCGGGACATTACTCCGCAAATACGCCAGGAACTTGCTCAGGCGATGGAGCAGGCCCGTAAAGCAGCACCGGAGGCAAGATGA
- the traU gene encoding conjugal transfer pilus assembly protein TraU, whose protein sequence is MKNVKKLLATLFVSVLATSNAEAKDPTCDGRWVNPITDICWKCIFPMSIGNVKVASGSLPDTRNPSSPLQFCPAPPPIFQRLGLAIGFWEPFAMTDVTRAPGCMVNMGGFTIPIPKAGTGAGTKVAGEHPGTFYHVHWYKYPVISWLNIITSVGCMQGGEYDIAYLSELDPMWKDDQLALFTNPETIVFANPVAQLACMADAVAAETGMPLDPLFWCSGGHGSMYPFTGNLVNESSGLNSGILLTDRMNFKLHRQGMIWDTVGENGAVCSEYPTVIMPKSRYRYQMVNTIPDANQCHPLGRSVMGWQTGKELPTSKKNYGYLIWKKRNCVVL, encoded by the coding sequence ATGAAAAACGTTAAAAAACTCTTGGCGACATTGTTCGTGAGTGTCCTTGCCACATCGAACGCGGAAGCGAAAGACCCGACATGTGATGGCCGTTGGGTAAACCCGATCACCGATATATGCTGGAAGTGCATATTCCCGATGAGTATCGGGAACGTCAAGGTTGCATCGGGCAGTTTGCCGGATACCCGTAACCCGTCTTCACCGTTGCAGTTTTGCCCCGCACCGCCCCCGATATTTCAGCGTTTGGGATTGGCGATTGGCTTCTGGGAGCCATTTGCCATGACAGATGTCACACGTGCACCTGGATGTATGGTGAACATGGGGGGCTTTACGATTCCCATTCCAAAGGCGGGAACTGGAGCAGGAACCAAGGTGGCCGGTGAGCATCCCGGTACGTTTTATCATGTCCACTGGTACAAGTATCCGGTGATCAGCTGGTTAAACATCATCACTTCCGTTGGGTGTATGCAAGGGGGGGAATATGACATTGCCTATCTCTCCGAACTCGACCCCATGTGGAAAGATGACCAGCTGGCTCTGTTCACCAATCCGGAGACGATAGTGTTTGCCAATCCAGTGGCACAGCTGGCTTGTATGGCTGACGCCGTTGCAGCAGAGACGGGGATGCCGCTTGATCCGCTGTTCTGGTGTTCAGGGGGGCATGGTTCGATGTATCCCTTTACCGGGAATCTGGTGAATGAAAGTAGCGGTCTTAACAGTGGGATTTTGCTGACAGATCGCATGAACTTCAAACTGCACAGGCAGGGGATGATATGGGATACCGTTGGAGAGAATGGCGCGGTGTGCAGTGAATACCCGACGGTTATCATGCCAAAAAGTCGGTATCGATACCAAATGGTGAATACGATCCCTGATGCCAATCAGTGCCACCCGTTGGGGCGTAGCGTCATGGGCTGGCAGACAGGAAAAGAGCTGCCGACTTCCAAAAAGAATTATGGATACCTGATATGGAAAAAAAGAAACTGTGTTGTGCTCTGA